The nucleotide window GATCCGGAATGACGCATCTCCGTCGTGATCGCCTCTGCCCGCTTTGTGACGGAATCCGACTGGAACCGTTTCATCAGGATCGAGTCCGCGAATACCTTCGATGTGGTGAGTGTGGGTTGGTGTTTGTTCTGCCTGAGTCGTTTCTCTCCGTCGAGGACGAAAAAGCTTACTACGATCTTCATCAGAACGACCCAGCCGATGTTGCCTACCGGCGATTCCTGAGCCGTCTCTCGGTGCCATTGATCCAACGGCTTTCGCCAGGGGCTTCAGGACTCGATTTCGGCAGTGGGCCCGGACCAACCCTCGCGCAGATGTTGACTGAGTCTGGATTTCCGACACGGAATTATGACCCGATCTACGCGCCCGACCACCAGGTCTGGAACCACTCGTAT belongs to Tautonia marina and includes:
- a CDS encoding class I SAM-dependent methyltransferase codes for the protein MTHLRRDRLCPLCDGIRLEPFHQDRVREYLRCGECGLVFVLPESFLSVEDEKAYYDLHQNDPADVAYRRFLSRLSVPLIQRLSPGASGLDFGSGPGPTLAQMLTESGFPTRNYDPIYAPDHQVWNHSYDFVAASEVVEHLQSPRAELERIWQILKPGGWLGIMTKRVWDLQAFTTWHYKNDPTHVIFFSEQTFVWLARHWSATLEIVGPDVVLLQKSSSSAPAPREQELKTS